One Dictyostelium discoideum AX4 chromosome 3 chromosome, whole genome shotgun sequence genomic region harbors:
- the manE gene encoding hypothetical protein, which yields MNKTKLIKIIFVIGVWILLSTFIINIYNENFEIVNYNNNSQSLKKIFQLNGDLKDEKLSIFLIPHSHCDSGWLQDYDWYYNHVVQYILSGIVNELNLDKEKKFNWVEIGGWVQNDEATATIDDVITQMTQGHQWLKDTLNYTIEYAWQIDPFGYSSSTPTIFSSMGIKGLIINRVSDDVKSYMKSAKEMEFIWKGSESLGEQSQMLVSTLNVHYDYPKHIDPKKDFSLEERVKGFTKYIKDLSNTRESSILMIPLGDDFRYSNAKNEFSVSKEWLKVIQDNKEKYNIKEIKYATIDEYFIALEDEFMNKLGKTVEENLKTGFSSTLSLYNKDFFPYSTGDLEYWTGYYTTRPLLKRLIRESSLLQKSSDILYTLAIGENSNNQIDINNLQTLSNQLNENRNTIALVQHHDIVTGTSRSFVLNDNFQRLQKSRISNYNIISNSLEYLLNKDNNNNENTDSTNEPFNFENVIDLSNEINNQYSLVFHNTLGWEVNQHVSFRIKVNKNDNQLLESIQLVEAISNKTIQIQIIPIQDDSNCQSIENNYIVFAIINLPPLGLNTYYLSISSNEDSKPNTILSKPKLLKKGNEINFNNNRFKVEFESNGLISKITDKNSNEIKTIEQTFHQYSTKKSGPYIFNVKGGKKHGFLENPDKFIYHDGPLVSQLTMLYGVDDGCNVTSIVVQRIYKNNEIDNSNSKSLITENYIETGYSINGDMNRETTINYKVKDLENDDIFYTDNGLESRKRIYNHDRTVNQNYYPVLGYIKLKETSENNNHQYTVYVDRSVGATSPSDGEMEIMIHRTMDTDDWKGVNWPSKDIGRSDAKLYFNMDLVNNQLQNEKRISLHITNQPIMFVKKHNNQTGYLLKYSPLSNQLPSNIHLQSLLTLKNNTVGLRLFNIHEVDSNTQSTTDTDKSTLFNELEISNFIETGLSFLKLTKNNLIDKYSTRINKKFPVKCGESEYSFINEKPSSIIFSNNGTNNIIDGENKGENNKTIETIQIKPHEIKSFTFNFNFQLDQIIPNNNNYAINKELNNEYIEQSIENQRYEYDFSFFPIKPTFYDDRGKYNRPNHLALILSLSIGTPAGILIIVIALVVIYKKRKNRKTLTSSYSLLNLILKDRADSSP from the exons atgaataaaaccaaattaattaaaattatatttgttATTGGAGTATGGATTTTGTTATCaacttttattatcaatatttataatgaaaattttgaaatagtaaattataataataattctcaaagtttaaaaaagatattccAATTAAATGGAGatttaaaagatgaaaaattatctatatttttaatacccCATTCTCATTGTGATAGTGGTTGGTTACAAGATTATGAC TGGTATTATAATCATGTTgttcaatatattttatcAGGTATTGtgaatgaattaaatttagataaagaaaagaaatttaattggGTAGAAAT TGGTGGATGGGTACAAAATGATgaagcaacagcaacaattgATGATGTTATAACACAAATGACACAAGGCCATCAATGGTTAAAAGATACACTTAACTATACAATAGAATATGCATGGCAAATCGATCCATTTGGatattcatcatcaacaccaaccaTTTTTTCAAGTATGGGTATAAAAggattaattattaatcGTGTTTCAGATGATGTTAAATCTTATATGAAATCAGCCAAAGAAATGGAATTCATATGGAAAGGTTCAGAATCATTAGGAGAACAATCACAAATGTTAGTTTCCACATTAAATGTTCATTATGATTATCCAAAGCATATTGACCCAAAGAAAGATTTTTCATTAGAAGAGCGTGTTAAAGGATTCActaaatatattaaagatttatcaaataccAGAGAATCAAGCATACTAATGATTCCATTGGGTGATGATTTCAGATATTCAAAtgcaaaaaatgaattttcagTTTCAAAAGAATGGTTAAAAGTTATTCaagataataaagaaaagtataatataaaagaaattaaatatgcAACAATAGATGAATATTTCATTGCTTTAGAGGACGAATTTATGAATAAACTTGGTAAAACTGTAGAGGAGAATTTAAAGACAGGTTTTTCAtcaacattatcattatataataaagattTCTTTCCATATTCAACTGGTGATTTAGAATATTGGACAGGATATTATACAACAAGACCATTGTTAAAAAGATTGATTAGAGAATCAAGTCTTTTACAAAAATCATCAGATATATTATACACTTTAGCAATTGgcgaaaattcaaataatcaaatcgatattaataatttacaaacgttatcaaatcaattaaatgaaaatagaaATACAATAGCATTGGTTCAACATCATGATATTGTTACAGGTACTTCAAGatcatttgttttaaatgataatttccAAAGATTACAAAAATCaagaatttcaaattataatatcatttcaaattctttagaatatttattaaataaagataataataataatgaaaatacagACAGTACAAATGAACCATtcaattttgaaaatgtaatagatttatcaaatgaaataaataatcaatattcATTAGTATTCCACAATACATTAGGTTGGGAAGTTAACCAACATGTTTCATTTAGaataaaagttaataaaaatgataatcaattattagaatcaattcaattggttgaagctatatcaaataaaacaattcaaattcaaataataccaattcaagatgattcaaattgtcaatcaattgaaaataattatattgtatttgcaattattaatttaccaCCATTAGGTTTAAATACTTATTATCTAAGTATTTCTAGTAATGAAGATTCAAAACCAAATACCATTttatcaaaaccaaaactattgaaaaaaggaaatgaaattaattttaataataatagattcAAAGTAGAATTCGAATCAAATGGTTTAATAAGTAAAATAActgataaaaattcaaatgaaattaaaacaatcgAACAAACATTCCATCAATATTCAACTAAAAAGAGTGGTCCATACATTTTCAATGTTAAAGGTGGTAAAAAACACGGATTCTTAGAGAACCCTGATAAATTCATCTACCACGATGGCCCATTAGTATCTCAATTAACAATGTTATATGGTGTAGATGATGGTTGCAATGTAACATCGATTGTAGTTcaaagaatttataaaaacaatgaaatcgataatagtaatagcaaATCATTAATCACAGAGAATTACATTGAAACTGGTTATTCAATTAACGGTGATATGAATAGAGaaacaacaatcaattatAAAGTAAAAGAtcttgaaaatgatgatatatTTTATACTGATAATGGTTTAGAATctagaaaaagaatttacaatCATGATAGAACTgtcaatcaaaattattacccAGTTTTAggttatataaaattaaaagaaacctcagaaaataataatcatcaatATACAGTTTATGTAGATAGATCAGTTGGCGCAACATCACCATCAGATGGCGAAATGGAAATTATGATTCATAGAACTATGGATACTGATGATTGGAAAGGAGTAAATTGGCCAAGTAAAGATATTGGAAGAAGTGATGCTAAATTATACTTTAATATGGATTTggttaataatcaattacaaaatgaaaaaagaatAAGTTTACATATTACAAATCAACCAATTATGTTTGTCAAAAAACACAATAATCAAACtggttatttattaaaatattcaccattatcaaatcaattaccttcaaatattcatttacaatcattattaacattaaaaaacaatacagTCGGTTTAAGATTATTCAATATTCATGAAGTTGATTCAAATACTCAATCTACTACTGATACCGATAAATCAACATTATTTAACGAATTAGAAATATCAAACTTTATTGAAACtggtttatcttttttaaaattaacaaaaaataatttaattgata aaTATTCAacaagaataaataaaaaattcccAGTCAAATGTGGTGAATCAGAatattcatttataaatgaaaaaccatcatcaattattttCTCAAATAATggaacaaataatattattgatgGTGAGAATAAAGGTGAAAACaacaaaacaattgaaactaTTCAAATTAAACCTcatgaaattaaatcatttacttttaattttaatttccaatTAGATCAAATCAtacctaataataataattatgctataaataaagaattgaataatgaatatattgaacaatcaattgaaaatcagAGATATGAAtatgatttttcatttttcccAATCAAGCCAACATTTTATGATGACAGAGGAAAATATAATAGACCAAACCATTTAGCATTAATACTTTCATTGTCAATAGGAACTCCAGCTggtattttaataatagttatagCCTTGGttgttatttataaaaagagaaaaaatagaaaaactTTAACATCTTcatattctttattaaatttaattctaaaagaTCGAGCCGATTCTTCtccttaa